In Saccharomonospora marina XMU15, one genomic interval encodes:
- a CDS encoding ABC transporter substrate-binding protein, whose amino-acid sequence MLPSSRRLWALLPLLPLLLLFALAGCAERKEPASASAGGGGGFPVTLRPAGAPEVTLEAAPERIVSLSPSTTETLYAVGAGEQVVAVDDQSTYPEQAPRTSLSGLNIDPEAIASHNPDLVVVESDLENKLSKALAKTGTKTLVLPAPATLRDAYTQFELVGKATGHAKEGAELARRTEAEISKLVADTPKTELSYYHELDPSFYSVTSATFIGGVYDLFGLRNIADQDDPNALGGYPQLSAEHILRSDPDLIFLADTNCCGQSADTVAERPGWDTLTAVRQGRVVAVPDDIASRWGPRLVDFVRTVSSTVRDAGR is encoded by the coding sequence ATGTTGCCTTCCAGCAGGCGCCTGTGGGCGCTGTTGCCACTGTTACCGCTGTTGCTGTTGTTCGCCCTCGCCGGCTGCGCCGAGCGAAAGGAGCCCGCATCGGCCTCGGCAGGCGGTGGGGGCGGCTTCCCGGTCACCCTCCGTCCCGCGGGTGCGCCCGAGGTCACCCTCGAAGCGGCGCCCGAGCGCATCGTCTCGCTGTCGCCTTCCACGACCGAGACGCTGTACGCCGTCGGCGCGGGCGAGCAGGTGGTCGCGGTCGACGACCAGTCCACCTATCCCGAGCAGGCGCCGCGCACGTCGCTTTCCGGGCTCAACATCGACCCGGAGGCGATCGCCTCCCACAACCCCGACCTGGTCGTCGTCGAGTCCGACCTGGAGAACAAGCTTTCGAAGGCGCTGGCGAAGACCGGCACCAAGACGCTCGTGCTGCCCGCACCCGCGACGCTGCGCGACGCCTACACGCAGTTCGAACTCGTCGGCAAGGCCACCGGTCACGCTAAGGAAGGGGCGGAACTCGCGCGCCGTACCGAGGCCGAGATCAGCAAGCTCGTGGCCGACACACCGAAAACCGAGCTGAGCTACTACCACGAGCTGGATCCCAGCTTCTACAGCGTCACCTCGGCCACCTTCATCGGCGGGGTCTACGACCTGTTCGGGCTGCGCAACATCGCCGACCAGGACGACCCCAACGCGCTCGGTGGCTACCCGCAGCTTTCGGCCGAGCACATTCTCCGTTCCGACCCGGACCTGATCTTCCTCGCCGACACCAACTGCTGCGGGCAGAGCGCCGACACGGTCGCCGAGCGCCCCGGCTGGGACACGCTGACCGCCGTCAGACAGGGCCGCGTGGTCGCGGTGCCCGACGACATCGCCTCGCGCTGGGGTCCCCGGCTCGTCGACTTCGTCCGCACCGTGTCGTCCACCGTGCGCGACGCCGGCCGGTAG
- a CDS encoding FecCD family ABC transporter permease, producing the protein MLKARSRPATTRLRPRTVLLALLALLVTVVFAVVVGAGELGWQRVLAEIAAQVSGGVSPLSEREAAIVWQLRVPRVLLAGLVGAALAGAGAAFQGVFRNPLADPYLLGAAAGAGMAATVVMVFAPAVTGWLIGPLPLAAFAGALAGVGLSWAVGRSAGGSGTATLLLAGVAVTAFLTAVQTFVQQLNTDTIKQVYTWTMGGLNVSSWRDLLLALPYVVLAAAVLLACARLLDVLALGDAEAASLGLRPGRVRLLLLAAASLATAAAVAVSGLIGFVGIVVPHIVRLLAGSSYRVIVPLALIGGAVFLILADHVARTVLPGELPLGVVTAFAGAPFFAIVLRTSRGRLS; encoded by the coding sequence GTGCTCAAAGCCCGCTCCCGCCCGGCCACGACGAGGTTGCGGCCACGGACTGTGCTGCTCGCGCTGCTCGCGCTGCTGGTCACCGTGGTGTTCGCCGTCGTGGTCGGGGCGGGTGAGCTCGGCTGGCAACGCGTCCTCGCCGAGATCGCCGCCCAGGTCAGCGGCGGCGTGTCCCCGCTGTCGGAACGCGAGGCCGCGATCGTGTGGCAGCTGCGGGTGCCGAGGGTGCTGCTCGCGGGCCTCGTCGGCGCGGCACTGGCCGGTGCGGGCGCGGCGTTCCAGGGCGTGTTCCGAAACCCGCTCGCCGACCCGTACCTGCTCGGCGCGGCGGCGGGCGCCGGGATGGCCGCGACGGTGGTCATGGTGTTCGCCCCGGCCGTCACCGGCTGGCTGATCGGACCGCTGCCGCTCGCCGCTTTCGCGGGCGCGCTCGCAGGTGTGGGGCTCAGCTGGGCGGTCGGCCGTTCGGCCGGCGGTTCCGGCACGGCGACGCTGCTGCTGGCGGGCGTGGCCGTGACGGCGTTCCTGACCGCCGTCCAGACTTTCGTCCAGCAGCTCAACACCGACACGATCAAGCAGGTCTACACGTGGACGATGGGCGGGCTCAACGTCAGCAGCTGGCGCGATCTGCTGTTGGCGCTGCCCTACGTCGTGCTGGCGGCCGCCGTGCTGCTGGCCTGCGCCCGGCTGCTGGACGTGCTGGCTCTCGGCGACGCGGAAGCGGCGTCGCTGGGCCTCCGGCCCGGCCGCGTGCGGCTGCTGCTGCTCGCGGCGGCGTCGCTGGCCACCGCGGCCGCGGTGGCGGTCAGCGGGCTGATCGGGTTCGTCGGGATCGTCGTACCGCACATCGTGCGGCTGCTGGCCGGATCGAGCTACCGGGTCATCGTGCCGCTGGCACTGATCGGTGGTGCGGTGTTCCTGATCCTCGCCGACCACGTGGCGCGCACGGTGCTGCCGGGAGAGTTGCCGCTGGGTGTGGTGACCGCGTTCGCGGGCGCGCCGTTCTTCGCGATCGTGCTGCGCACCTCGAGGGGACGGCTGTCGTGA
- a CDS encoding ABC transporter ATP-binding protein codes for MTAVWLRGVSAGYGADPVVREVSAEIEPGGWLAIVGPNGAGKSTLLKAIAGLVRHGGEITLHGTASDALTRRRRARLLGYAPQNPILPDGLTVTDYVLLGRTPHLGPLAKEGATDLAIVEESLARLDLRRLARRRLRTLSGGERQRAVLARVLAQRTSLLLLDEPTSGLDIGHAQVLLDRLDRLRREDGTTVVTTLHDLTFAAQYADRLLLLDSGGVAAQGPPAEVLTPQVLRRHYRATVEVLTTTGGHPVVAPVRGGEAAEQ; via the coding sequence GTGACCGCGGTGTGGCTGCGCGGGGTGTCCGCGGGCTACGGGGCCGATCCGGTGGTGCGCGAGGTGTCGGCGGAGATCGAGCCGGGTGGCTGGCTGGCGATCGTGGGCCCCAACGGGGCGGGCAAGTCCACCCTGCTGAAGGCCATCGCCGGGCTGGTGCGGCACGGCGGTGAGATCACGCTGCACGGCACGGCGAGTGATGCGCTGACCCGGCGCAGGCGAGCGAGGCTGCTCGGCTACGCCCCGCAGAACCCGATCCTGCCGGACGGCCTCACCGTCACCGACTACGTGCTGCTGGGCCGCACGCCGCATCTGGGGCCGCTGGCCAAGGAGGGCGCGACCGATCTGGCCATCGTCGAGGAGTCGCTGGCGAGGCTGGACCTGCGTCGGCTGGCCAGGCGCAGGCTGCGCACGCTGTCCGGTGGCGAGCGGCAGCGCGCCGTGCTGGCCAGGGTTTTGGCGCAGCGCACCAGCCTGCTGCTGCTTGACGAGCCAACGTCCGGGTTGGACATCGGGCACGCTCAGGTACTGCTGGACCGGCTCGACCGGCTGCGCCGCGAGGACGGCACCACCGTGGTCACCACGCTGCACGACCTGACCTTCGCCGCGCAGTACGCCGACCGGCTGCTGTTGCTGGACTCCGGCGGGGTTGCCGCGCAGGGCCCGCCCGCCGAGGTGCTGACACCACAGGTGCTGCGGCGGCACTACCGCGCGACCGTGGAAGTGCTGACCACCACCGGCGGCCATCCTGTCGTCGCCCCCGTACGCGGCGGCGAGGCCGCGGAGCAGTAG